The genomic stretch TGAAGAGCTTGGAAgagaaatcaatcaagatttgccAAAAGAGTCTCATCTAATGCAACTACCATATCTGAAGGCCTGCATTAAGGAGACCTTCAGGCTGCACCCTCCTGCCCCTTTGCTACTTCCACACCGTGCCCCTGAAGCATGTCAAGTCATGAATTACACTATTCCTAAAAATGCTCAAGTTTTAGTGAATGTTTGGGCCATTGGACGAGACCCTGGAATTTGGGATGAACCATTGAAGTTTAAACCTGAGAGATTTCTGAGTTGTAGTTTGGATTATAAAGGGAATGATTTTGAGCTCTTACCGTTTGGGAGTGGAAGAAGAATCTGCCCTGGCCTGCCCATGGCTGCTAGGCATGTTCCTTTGGTTCTTGCGTCGCTGATCCACTGCTTTGATTGGTCACTTCCCGAAGGAAAAGATCCTCAGCAATTAGATATGAATGAAAAGTTTGGTGTGACATTGGAGAAGGAACAACCATTGCTTCTCATCCCTAAAGCAAGATCATGATCAATCAAGATTCTGCATCATCTCTTTTTGCTTCctgaattgaagaaaatctcttcaTGCATTGTGGCTCTTGTTGTTTCGTTCGTAATTGTTTCTCTTCGTGCTTTATTATGTCAACCTGCATTGGAATAGATCGTATTCTGCAAAAATTATGTCAAGTTACTGAGATCAAGAAACTTTTAGTTTGTAATAATTTCCTCGACAAAACTTTGATGATATTTAAACTGCAACGTGCATGGGGCGGCGCATGAGCCTGCCAACAGAATGGATGAGAAACCTGTTTTGAAATGCTTAAAAATGTGAAATCTGAAACCAAGAACACAAAAGAAATAGTACGTCATTTTGTCAATTTATCTTATATCCATCTCAATCAGAAAAggcaaaagattttttttttttttttccaaatagaGTAGTAGTCCATAAAGCAAATGAATGGCAAGAATTATGTCAAAAAAGGTAACGGTGCATAAAGAAAATGAACGGCAAGAAACAGAGTAACATTCCATAAACAAAACGAATgacaagaaattttttttttttttttaaaaaagaagaaCGACAAGAATTTTGTCCAAACGATATTGAATAAATTGGGCTCATTTAGGCCTAGaatggaaggaaaaaaaaaaagagaacagaCTTTTCTCTTGATTACGAATCTTAAGttgaaaagacaaaaaatggaagaaacGAATAGTTTAAAGAGCTTAACATTCTAGATGAAGAGATTTATTGAGAAACAGTGAACTATACACTTTTTGGTCGAGATTCTGACTTTGCATGAGAAAAACATTAGAGAATTAATGGGTGTTTTGGAGTTGATACTGATAAGTTTTTTTGGAGAACTTTTCCATATAATTCCTTAAATACGTTTTCGTTCCCATTTTGTCAATTTATGCATAGAATCATGAATTTGTTTATCATATTTTAAGTTGAAAATACAGGCGGCATAGAACAGTTATCTCTCGTTGATTTGCAAAAGAGGTTTACTAGTGCATGGAGAGGTAAGATTGCGACTCCATTTCACTATCCACTTTTTGATGCTTGCAACATTGTCCACAAATGCAATGGTATCTTCTCAATTGCATATTTCTACTAAAAACGTAAAAAATTGAACTTTTTCATTATGCAAGAACTTGCTTGTCCATATCGATCCACCTTAGCCTTTTTCAAGACAAGAAAatctttaaattggaggagcgCAACCGAGTTCCAAAACTCAAAAGCCCTGCAAGGGATACATTGTATGGCATTTTCATTATGTCTGGCATTTGTAAATTTGCATCAACTGCCAAGTGGAGTCCAATCATTCAGGATATGACTGCTTAGCAATTACCTCTGCAGTGCATATTATGCCGTAGGCTGGTAGGCGTCATTTAGTGGCAGCTAAGAGAGTAGCAGGTCCGCCAGCTGCAGAATATATACACCAGACTTGGTGAATCTATTTTACAAACACTATAGCAAAAAGTCTTCAGTTGATGCAAGTCATGGCTCAGCTTTTTGCAACAGGAGGTAATTATCTCTTGTTCCCAGTCTTCCTCTTACTTGTACTCTTTTTCATCTTTAAGCAACTGAAACATTCTTTGGCATCAAAGACCTTGCCAATTCCACCAGGGCCAACACCATGGCCAATCTTAGGCAACATTCTTCACATGGGAATATTATCTCATGTCGCTCGATCAAACTTTGCTCAGCCATATGGTCCTATAATATCACTTAGACTAGGAACTCAGCATGTGATAGTTGGATCATCACCCTCAGCTGCAACAGAAATTCTTAAGACTCGTGATCGGATTTTATCAGCAAGATATGTTCCTCAGGTGGTGCATCTGCTACAGCAGAACTCAATTGTTCATCAATTGGATGGGCAGAAGAATGCAATGACGGATGGAAGTACTTGCGTACCCTGTGCCAATCTGAGCTCTTTTCAGGTAAAGCACTAGATTCACAAGGCTgcttgagagaaaagaagattATGGACTTTTTGAGGGCCAAGGAAGGTCGGCTGGTGAGCCAAGGCGAGGTGAACATTGTAACAATTTTTAACATGTTGCACAACATATTGTTGTCAAGAGATCTTGCTGGTTTGGAAGAAGAGGGCATAGAGAGTGGTATCAAATCTCTTGTAACAACAGCCATGGAAGTGTCTGCTGCTCAAAATGTATCAGATTTCTATCCATTTTTAGGCAAACTAGATCTTCAAGGTCTTCACAAAAAGACGTTAAAGTTTCTCATCAAAATTCGATGCACGCACCCCGGGAGCCCCTTATCGAAGAGAAAAGAAGTAGAGATACATCAAAGCAGCAAGATTTCTAGCACCACCTGCTCAAGAACGGTTTCACCAAGGACCGAATCCACCAATTGTTTCTGATTTGCACCAGTAAGACATCCATACAAGTCCTACACAATGTCATATGTCGACAGAGTCCTAGTCTATAGTCTATACTGATACTAGCTTATCAGGGAATGTAGGAATTGTTTCAGGCGGTCACAGACACCAGTACCTCTACAATTCAATGGAAAATGGCTGAGCTTGTAAAAAATCCAGAAAAGATGAAGCAAGTTCATGAAGAGCTCCAAAGAGAAATCAAGCATAATTTTCTGAGAGAATCACATCCAATGCAGCAGCTACCTTATCTTGAGGCCTGTGTTAAAGAAGCTCTGCATTTGCATCCTCCTGCACCATTGCTACTTCCTCACCATGCTCATCAAACATGCCAATTAACGCATCGTACAATACCTAAAAATGCTCAAGTATCAATTAATGTTTGGGCTATTGGATGAGACCCTTCATTATGGGATGAACCAGAATTCAAACCAGAAAGATTTCGAACTTCTGCTTTGGACTATTAAGGGaatgattttgaattctcttaATGCCTCCTTAAGCAAATAATCTGACAATGCTGAGCCGCTGCTTGACTACTTCTATTGATAGTTCAGTTTTTAAGGTAGAAAGGAGTCATTTCATGACATTAATTTTTCTTCCCTTGCTATTTTTCATCCTTAAAAATTCAAATCTTAATCTGCATCAAAACATCAAAGCTCCCACCATGACTGACTCCAATACCTAATTGGGTTATCCTCTTCATCTGGGGAATGCCTAATGTCCTTCCATCAAAATTTACTTGAAAGCATGGTCCTCACACGTTACCCAATCTAGGAACTCAGTACATGATTGTGGCATCATCATCTCCATTGGCAAATCTGGCAATGGAAATCATGCGGTATCATGATGGGGTTTTGTCAGCATGATTTTTTCCTCATTTATTTCCACTTACTGAAGCTGAACGTAACTGTTCAACTATGGGATTGAAGCCTATTTGAAGGAAGAATGTGTTGATGAATGGAAGAACTTGCATACCTTTGCAGAAATAAGCTTTTCTCAAGTAAAGCACCAAGACCAATTAAGAGCTGG from Coffea eugenioides isolate CCC68of chromosome 8, Ceug_1.0, whole genome shotgun sequence encodes the following:
- the LOC113780884 gene encoding corytuberine synthase-like, which encodes MDFLRAKEGRLVSQGEVNIVTIFNMLHNILLSRDLAGLEEEGIESGIKSLVTTAMEVSAAQNVSDFYPFLGKLDLQGLHKKTLKFLIKIRCTHPGSPLSKRKEVEIHQSSKISSTTCSRTELFQAVTDTSTSTIQWKMAELVKNPEKMKQVHEELQREIKHNFLRESHPMQQLPYLEACVKEALHLHPPAPLLLPHHAHQTCQLTHRTIPKNAQVSINVWAIG